In Capillimicrobium parvum, a genomic segment contains:
- the fdhD gene encoding formate dehydrogenase accessory sulfurtransferase FdhD, whose translation MDERMVAVVERDGTRDEVAVEEPLEIRVDGAALTVTMRTPGQDEELALGFLYGEGLIDGPRPAGLTEDLANNVVEVSGPLLRDPGERRFYTTSSCGVCGKGSLEEVAVYAPPLGPGPVVDRDVLAGLPDRLRQPTFERTGGLHATGLFTADGELVLVREDVGRHNAMDKVIGRALVDGRVPLSSHVLCVSGRLSFELVQKAAVAGAPILVGVGAPTSLAIELAADRGLTLAGFARRGHVNVYTGAERVALG comes from the coding sequence ATGGACGAGCGCATGGTGGCCGTCGTCGAGCGCGACGGCACGCGCGACGAGGTCGCCGTCGAGGAGCCGCTGGAGATCCGCGTCGACGGCGCGGCGCTCACCGTCACGATGCGCACGCCCGGCCAGGACGAGGAGCTCGCGCTCGGCTTCCTGTACGGCGAGGGGCTGATCGACGGCCCGCGCCCCGCGGGGCTGACCGAGGACCTCGCCAACAACGTCGTCGAGGTCTCCGGGCCGCTGCTGCGCGACCCGGGCGAGCGGCGGTTCTACACGACGTCGTCGTGCGGGGTGTGCGGCAAGGGCTCGCTCGAGGAGGTCGCGGTGTACGCGCCTCCGCTCGGTCCCGGGCCGGTCGTCGACCGCGACGTGCTGGCCGGCCTGCCGGACCGGCTGCGCCAGCCGACGTTCGAGCGCACGGGCGGCCTGCACGCGACCGGGCTGTTCACCGCGGACGGCGAGCTGGTGCTGGTGCGTGAGGACGTCGGGCGCCACAACGCGATGGACAAGGTCATCGGCCGGGCCTTGGTGGACGGCCGCGTGCCGCTGTCGTCGCATGTCCTGTGCGTGAGCGGGCGGCTATCGTTCGAGCTCGTGCAGAAGGCGGCCGTGGCCGGCGCGCCGATCCTCGTCGGCGTGGGCGCGCCGACGTCGCTGGCGATCGAGCTCGCCGCCGACCGCGGGCTGACGCTCGCGGGCTTCGCCCGGCGCGGGCACGTGAACGTCTACACGGGCGCCGAGCGGGTCGCGCTCGGCTGA
- a CDS encoding NAD(P)H-dependent oxidoreductase subunit E: MSKNLVELIRRHHELDAPTALEVLKAAVDDHGAITDDDRRVAAERSGLPEATVYGVSTFYDDLLHPRGRRHVRVCTGSACFATTGDRHVDELRAGFGLELGECSDDGEISLAETVCLGFCHAAPAVRDGDVIDAGPGVVERVLAGATVAATEPDPVSTLDRPVLTEPTDWSGLRRALTESTPEGLLEAVKAADVRGRGGAGFPAGNKWQFARAAAGDEKFIVANGDEGDPGSYIDKVLMEANPALLVEGMALAGYAVGAQHGFVLTRSEYPRSKPALEAAVEEARAAGLLGEDVLGTGFDFDITIVEGAGSYVVGEETALLACLQGLRGTVSARPPFPAERGVFGLPTVVNNVETLCNIPFIARHGADAYRDLSPGATPGSKLVCFNERFVRPGVYEVRFGTTMRELCEDLAGGLRDGRSIKALQIGGPLGGILPGWKLDTPFDFAELAAEGCMVGHGGILAFDDQTNMRDVARHLLHFGAAESCGKCFPCRIGLRRAHEMFSNGAPVSQSSLEALLETLELGSLCAHGGGMPAPIRSLLTHFPDELRLAA, from the coding sequence ATGTCAAAGAACCTCGTCGAGCTGATTCGCCGTCACCACGAGCTCGACGCTCCCACCGCGCTCGAGGTGCTCAAGGCTGCCGTGGACGACCACGGCGCGATCACCGACGATGATCGCCGCGTCGCCGCCGAGCGCTCCGGGCTTCCCGAGGCGACGGTCTACGGCGTCTCCACCTTCTACGACGACCTGCTGCACCCGCGCGGCAGGCGGCACGTCCGCGTCTGCACCGGCAGCGCCTGTTTCGCCACGACCGGCGACCGCCACGTGGACGAGCTGCGTGCCGGCTTCGGCCTCGAGCTCGGCGAGTGCAGCGACGACGGCGAGATCTCCCTCGCGGAGACCGTCTGCCTCGGCTTCTGCCACGCCGCTCCCGCCGTCCGCGACGGCGACGTCATCGACGCGGGCCCCGGCGTCGTGGAGCGCGTCCTCGCCGGCGCGACCGTCGCCGCCACCGAGCCCGACCCGGTCAGCACCCTCGACCGGCCCGTCCTCACCGAGCCCACCGACTGGTCCGGCCTGCGCCGCGCGCTCACCGAGTCGACCCCCGAGGGACTGCTCGAGGCGGTCAAGGCCGCTGACGTGCGCGGCCGCGGCGGCGCCGGCTTCCCCGCCGGCAACAAGTGGCAGTTCGCGCGCGCGGCCGCCGGCGACGAGAAGTTCATCGTCGCCAACGGCGACGAGGGCGACCCCGGCTCCTACATCGACAAGGTCCTCATGGAGGCCAACCCGGCGCTCCTGGTCGAGGGCATGGCGCTCGCCGGCTATGCGGTCGGCGCGCAGCACGGGTTCGTCCTCACCCGCTCCGAGTACCCGCGCTCCAAGCCCGCGCTGGAGGCCGCGGTCGAGGAGGCGCGCGCGGCCGGCCTGCTCGGCGAGGACGTCCTCGGCACCGGCTTCGACTTCGACATCACCATCGTCGAGGGCGCCGGCTCCTACGTCGTCGGCGAGGAGACCGCGCTGCTCGCCTGCCTGCAGGGGCTGCGCGGCACCGTCTCCGCCCGTCCGCCGTTCCCCGCCGAGCGCGGCGTGTTCGGCCTGCCGACGGTCGTCAACAACGTCGAGACGCTGTGCAACATCCCGTTCATCGCCCGCCACGGCGCCGACGCCTACCGCGATCTGAGCCCCGGCGCGACACCGGGCTCCAAGCTCGTCTGCTTCAACGAGCGCTTCGTCCGCCCCGGCGTCTACGAGGTGCGCTTCGGCACGACGATGCGCGAGCTGTGCGAGGACCTCGCCGGCGGCCTGCGCGACGGCCGCTCGATCAAGGCGCTGCAGATCGGCGGCCCGCTCGGCGGCATCCTGCCCGGCTGGAAGCTCGACACGCCGTTCGACTTCGCCGAGCTCGCCGCCGAGGGCTGCATGGTCGGCCACGGCGGCATCCTCGCCTTCGACGACCAGACGAACATGCGCGACGTCGCGCGCCACCTCCTGCACTTCGGCGCCGCCGAGAGCTGCGGCAAGTGCTTCCCGTGCCGGATCGGCCTGCGCCGTGCGCACGAGATGTTCTCGAACGGCGCGCCGGTGTCCCAGAGCAGCCTCGAGGCGCTGCTGGAGACGCTCGAGCTCGGCAGCCTCTGCGCCCACGGCGGCGGCATGCCCGCACCGATCCGCAGCCTGCTGACCCACTTCCCCGACGAGCTGAGGCTGGCGGCATGA
- the fdhF gene encoding formate dehydrogenase subunit alpha — protein MIDQRFDSTVTTTCGYCGVGCRLEAHTRDGRVVAISPALDGPANEGHTCLKGRFAHQFGRHRQRLTTPLIREGDGFREATWDEALRRIVSELERVKSAHGPDAIAGLASSRATNEDCFAMQRLMRAAIGTNNIDNCSRVCHSPTSYAMRRSLGMSGATGSFADIDHADAAIIIGANPTEAHPVAGARIKQAALRGMKLVTIDPRRIELADYGVLHLSPRAGTNAAVMLGLQHVVARDGFVDHDFVDRRTEGYDELAELIAQYTPDEVQRITGVPAADIEAAAHIYAEAGEACVIWGLGVTEHKYGSEVVRLICNLALMTGKVGRPGSALLPMRGQNNVQGSSDVGALPDTYSGYRRVGDEEVARSFEAKWGVPLSREKGYTIPQMLDAAVDGQLKAMYIFGEDPAQTDPDTHHVVAALESLDFLVCQDIFQTETTKYADVILPAATFLEKEGTFINAERRIQLVEPVVAPPGEARTDLEILTTVSRALGHEMGYTCAEDVMDEIAALTPDFAGVTYERLGRSGLQWPVAPDGTDAPILYEEEFTLPGGKARFAPLPYLPPGSEASDEFPLVLVTGRRLMHYNAGTMTRRTANLDLFPSDVLEIHPDDAERLWISDGDLVSVRSPVGRIEIEAQVTDSIERGHVFTAFHFPEVRTNVLIGQSADVNTSCPEYKVMAVDVRPVQEEPSRMPALAAGD, from the coding sequence ATGATCGACCAGCGCTTCGACTCCACCGTCACCACCACCTGCGGCTACTGCGGCGTCGGCTGTCGCCTGGAGGCCCACACCCGCGACGGCCGCGTCGTCGCCATCAGCCCGGCGCTCGACGGCCCGGCGAACGAGGGGCACACCTGCCTGAAGGGCCGCTTCGCCCACCAGTTCGGCCGCCACCGCCAGCGCCTCACGACCCCGCTCATCCGCGAAGGCGACGGCTTCCGCGAGGCGACGTGGGACGAGGCGCTGCGGCGGATCGTCTCCGAGCTGGAGCGCGTCAAGAGCGCCCACGGTCCCGACGCGATCGCGGGCCTGGCCTCGTCGCGCGCCACCAACGAGGACTGCTTCGCGATGCAGCGCCTCATGCGCGCCGCCATCGGCACGAACAACATCGACAACTGCTCGCGCGTGTGCCACTCGCCGACCTCCTACGCGATGCGCCGGTCGCTGGGCATGTCGGGGGCGACCGGCTCCTTCGCCGACATCGACCACGCGGACGCCGCCATCATCATCGGCGCCAACCCGACGGAGGCGCACCCCGTCGCGGGGGCGCGCATCAAGCAGGCGGCGCTGCGCGGCATGAAGCTCGTCACCATCGACCCGCGCCGCATCGAGCTCGCCGACTACGGGGTCCTGCACCTCTCGCCGCGCGCGGGCACCAACGCGGCGGTGATGCTCGGGCTCCAGCACGTCGTCGCGCGCGACGGCTTCGTCGACCACGACTTCGTCGACCGGCGCACCGAGGGCTACGACGAGCTCGCCGAGCTGATCGCGCAGTACACGCCCGACGAGGTGCAGCGGATCACCGGCGTGCCCGCCGCGGACATCGAGGCGGCCGCCCACATCTACGCCGAGGCCGGCGAGGCCTGCGTCATCTGGGGCCTCGGGGTCACCGAGCACAAGTACGGCTCGGAGGTCGTGCGCCTCATCTGCAACCTCGCGCTCATGACCGGCAAGGTCGGTCGCCCCGGTTCCGCCCTGCTGCCGATGCGCGGGCAGAACAACGTCCAGGGCTCCTCGGACGTCGGCGCGCTGCCGGACACCTACTCGGGCTACCGCCGGGTGGGCGACGAGGAGGTCGCCCGCAGCTTCGAAGCCAAGTGGGGCGTGCCGCTGTCGCGCGAGAAGGGCTACACGATCCCGCAGATGCTCGACGCGGCGGTCGACGGCCAGCTGAAGGCGATGTACATCTTCGGCGAGGACCCCGCGCAGACCGACCCGGACACGCACCACGTCGTGGCGGCGCTCGAGTCGCTCGACTTCCTCGTCTGTCAGGACATCTTCCAGACCGAGACGACGAAGTACGCCGACGTGATCCTGCCTGCGGCGACGTTCCTCGAGAAGGAGGGCACGTTCATCAACGCCGAGCGGCGCATCCAGCTCGTGGAGCCGGTCGTCGCCCCGCCCGGCGAGGCCAGGACGGACCTCGAGATCCTCACCACGGTGTCGCGCGCCCTGGGCCACGAGATGGGCTACACGTGCGCCGAGGACGTCATGGACGAGATCGCGGCGCTGACCCCCGACTTCGCCGGCGTGACCTACGAGCGGCTGGGCCGGTCGGGCCTGCAGTGGCCGGTCGCGCCGGACGGCACCGACGCGCCGATCCTCTACGAGGAGGAGTTCACGCTTCCCGGCGGCAAGGCGCGGTTCGCGCCGCTGCCGTACCTGCCGCCCGGCAGCGAGGCGAGCGACGAGTTCCCGCTCGTGCTGGTCACGGGCCGGCGCCTCATGCACTACAACGCCGGCACGATGACCCGGCGCACCGCCAACCTCGACCTGTTCCCGAGCGACGTGCTGGAGATCCATCCGGACGACGCCGAGCGGCTGTGGATCTCCGACGGCGACCTCGTCTCGGTGCGCAGCCCGGTGGGGCGGATCGAGATCGAGGCGCAGGTCACCGACTCGATCGAGCGCGGCCACGTCTTCACGGCGTTCCACTTCCCGGAGGTGCGGACGAACGTCCTGATCGGCCAGTCGGCGGACGTGAACACCTCCTGCCCCGAGTACAAGGTGATGGCGGTCGACGTGCGGCCGGTCCAGGAGGAGCCGTCGCGCATGCCCGCGCTCGCCGCCGGCGACTGA
- a CDS encoding glycerate kinase family protein, whose translation MSRVLVAPDSFKGTYSGAEVADAIARGVEAAGATADRCPIADGGEGTMEILVAAADGRTEPVTVRDPLGRPVAAALGWIDDGATAIVEMALASGLGLVAHGERDAEAATTAGAGELIAAAVSGGARRVVVTVGGSATTDGGVGAVAAVRAAGGLRGAQLIVACDVTTPFERAAIVYGPQKGADPSAVERLTARLHAQAAELERDPRGVPMTGAAGGLAGGLWAAFGASLVPGAPWVLDALGFGERLARADAVVSGEGRLDRQTLEGKAVGELAARCAAAGVPLHAIVGSSDLDEPEAQELGLASVQLAPTPADMAAAGRALVSMERARSGHARTMTEPRSTLGDADAPPPPEQTTEEVERAARAADPRPKPGTSPEGRHPAAHHLGEEGQSEE comes from the coding sequence TTGAGCCGGGTCCTGGTCGCCCCGGACTCGTTCAAGGGCACCTACTCGGGCGCGGAGGTCGCCGACGCGATCGCGCGCGGCGTCGAGGCGGCGGGGGCGACGGCGGATCGCTGCCCGATCGCCGACGGCGGCGAGGGGACGATGGAGATCCTCGTCGCCGCCGCGGACGGCCGCACCGAGCCGGTCACGGTGCGCGACCCGCTCGGGCGGCCGGTGGCGGCGGCGCTGGGCTGGATCGACGATGGGGCGACCGCGATCGTGGAGATGGCGCTCGCCTCGGGCCTCGGGCTGGTCGCGCACGGCGAGCGCGACGCCGAGGCGGCGACGACGGCGGGCGCCGGGGAGCTCATCGCGGCGGCGGTCTCCGGCGGAGCCCGGCGCGTCGTCGTGACCGTGGGCGGGAGCGCCACGACGGACGGCGGCGTCGGCGCGGTCGCCGCTGTCCGGGCGGCCGGGGGCTTGCGCGGCGCCCAGCTGATCGTGGCCTGCGACGTCACGACGCCCTTCGAGCGCGCCGCGATCGTCTATGGGCCGCAGAAGGGCGCGGACCCCTCCGCCGTCGAGCGCCTGACGGCGCGGCTGCACGCGCAGGCGGCAGAGCTCGAGCGCGACCCGCGCGGCGTGCCGATGACCGGCGCGGCGGGCGGCCTGGCCGGCGGCCTGTGGGCCGCGTTCGGCGCGTCGCTGGTCCCGGGCGCCCCGTGGGTGCTGGACGCTCTCGGCTTCGGCGAGCGCCTGGCGCGCGCCGACGCGGTGGTGTCCGGCGAGGGCCGGCTGGACCGCCAGACGCTCGAGGGCAAGGCGGTCGGCGAGCTCGCGGCGCGGTGCGCGGCGGCCGGCGTGCCGCTGCACGCGATCGTGGGCTCGAGCGACCTCGACGAGCCGGAGGCGCAGGAGCTCGGCCTCGCATCCGTGCAGCTGGCGCCGACGCCCGCGGACATGGCGGCGGCCGGCCGCGCGCTGGTGAGCATGGAGCGCGCGCGATCCGGGCACGCCAGGACCATGACCGAACCGCGATCCACCCTCGGCGACGCCGACGCGCCGCCGCCGCCCGAGCAGACCACCGAGGAGGTCGAGCGCGCCGCCCGCGCCGCCGACCCGCGCCCGAAGCCCGGCACCTCCCCCGAGGGCCGCCATCCCGCCGCGCACCACCTCGGCGAAGAGGGCCAGAGCGAGGAGTAG
- a CDS encoding 2Fe-2S iron-sulfur cluster-binding protein: MKTVSLTIDGAPVEVPVGTTILDAARGLGTPIPTLCFDDRQDPFGACRVCLVGVEGAPGPLPSCTSLCRDGMVVDTRDETARRVAGAVVELVLSELPVEPAPHTELAGVARDLGVTGTRWPGAQHEPRHDERHPYLAFQHELCISCGRCVRACDEVQGTFALTATGRGFAANIAAGLDQGFRESACVSCGACADTCPTDAITELTLLALVEPEPEPQIVK; encoded by the coding sequence ATGAAGACGGTCAGCCTCACCATCGACGGCGCCCCGGTCGAGGTCCCGGTCGGCACGACGATCCTCGACGCGGCGCGCGGCCTCGGCACGCCCATCCCCACGCTCTGCTTCGACGACCGCCAGGACCCGTTCGGCGCCTGCCGCGTCTGCCTCGTCGGCGTCGAGGGCGCGCCCGGGCCGCTGCCCTCGTGCACCAGCCTCTGCCGCGACGGCATGGTCGTCGACACGCGCGACGAGACCGCCCGGCGCGTCGCGGGCGCGGTCGTCGAGCTCGTGCTGTCCGAGCTGCCGGTCGAGCCCGCCCCGCACACCGAGCTGGCCGGCGTCGCCCGCGACCTCGGCGTGACCGGGACCCGCTGGCCGGGCGCGCAGCACGAGCCGCGCCACGACGAGCGCCATCCGTACCTCGCCTTCCAGCACGAGCTGTGCATCTCGTGCGGGCGCTGCGTGCGGGCGTGCGACGAGGTCCAGGGCACGTTCGCGCTCACCGCCACCGGACGGGGCTTCGCCGCGAACATCGCCGCGGGCCTCGACCAGGGCTTCCGCGAGTCGGCCTGCGTGTCGTGCGGGGCCTGTGCGGATACCTGTCCTACCGATGCCATCACCGAGCTCACGCTGCTGGCCCTCGTCGAGCCCGAGCCAGAACCTCAGATCGTGAAGTGA